One Saccharomyces kudriavzevii IFO 1802 strain IFO1802 genome assembly, chromosome: 7 DNA segment encodes these proteins:
- the PEX4 gene encoding E2 ubiquitin-protein ligase peroxin 4 (similar to Saccharomyces cerevisiae PEX4 (YGR133W); ancestral locus Anc_3.495), with product MSRIAKEYGDIQKTLASNDPIVNPYQGLIESLNPIDETDLSKWEAIIIGPTHTPYEHYRFRILIDVPSSYPMAPPNIRFDRNNILHCNIKSPTGEICLDILKPEDWTPVWDLLHCVHAIWRLLKEPVYDSPLDVDMGNIIRCGDTGAYQGIIRYFLAERDRNICR from the coding sequence ATGTCGAGGATCGCGAAGGAATACGGAGATATACAGAAGACACTGGCCAGTAATGACCCCATTGTCAACCCCTACCAGGGCTTAATCGAATCGCTCAACCCGATTGATGAAACCGATTTAAGCAAATGGGAAGCTATCATAATCGGACCGACACACACACCCTACGAACACTATCGGTTTCGAATACTGATAGACGTACCCAGTTCTTATCCGATGGCGCCACCGAATATAAGGTTTGATAGGAATAATATACTGCACTGTAACATAAAATCCCCCACAGGAGAAATATGTCTTGACATCCTCAAACCAGAGGACTGGACGCCTGTATGGGATTTGTTACACTGCGTTCATGCCATTTGGAGGCTTTTGAAGGAACCTGTTTACGATTCGCCGTTAGACGTGGATATGGGCAACATCATTCGCTGTGGCGATACAGGAGCGTATCAGGGGATTATAAGGTATTTTTTGGCAGAAAGAGACCGGAATATTTGTCGTTGA
- the CAF130 gene encoding CCR4-NOT core subunit CAF130 (similar to Saccharomyces cerevisiae CAF130 (YGR134W); ancestral locus Anc_3.497): MKVMTKKKIATNDVERQLLLGDNSSNDALRYEQFVPLQVLLKDKNYVPSLENLEKLLYNESILDDQKIRLSILFEALSIILFTTKSGKSILQAVQASTLKEKKLWAQSLRDDDSNYASVVQGWKDNDVLFLKFLRFLLANKTTSLQIDKYNLPEYKLPLSFLIVSKINFPSIILNEGHNMLKDYLYSMSGRIDCLIRGNSITSRSALVVKKILKDYDRIVEFHNLYFWYSFNVENDVNFEFSDNFDLLMNSPEDHADGGVIDDRCKSDNPQKHAKNTIIKRTINDQEQIYSFELDQDGTLQIPNIMEHSLMRHELLFKILNLPSVLTPLLELQFCNLCGLVDPLMQPSPNDEQVISIDFLFQLFLGLMYPSIKSSQEHNDHYDWKFYTCFNMQKIIDATMLRLNCSDFERLNSVNNTDSVIHWRTQLHKWLPHGLNTQDLELLYMIDILAIYTIYKLYEKIPIQLNPFLFSLLSLWKNLSCVILLALEIDRIEEENGTYETPLMVRATIRGAAALRSVIASVLNGLVKSNDHDFKHESLNTFMSPYGRKLCHGALYADLRSHTASLLALGASIEDVTDLFADLQSGDRFDEDIRYMFDYECEDYNEPFSESDDEQLNEDANSRGKIKSSSSNGFYQRRCNCIFNDDKLVAEDGTNEAFEISGNSNMENEMPNNVNVIPSTATTNSNRFASSINPLSVRSRSTFEFDYSGEDWRDVPKDFNMYYSPSYSFIQEPKLDVIFNLTLRGATEKLNRDDSIVLVCSVASCVKNEQDQMILSDLGSNFAEIDENPEAKSSNNITKTNNEELRRTTPDDIYEIWSEESAFERMLNVNHDVAWRLMDEMLMCTGYRRILIWFLTHLELKHSLIYYVFELVMGLRGKPFSGEASDQDRKDDMIYEILKKKRKNEDVSGLPFSRQGPIVLSDIETKMLLQEFFMNAAIFLSSKNDEEENEDGEKISLYSLGLVKLICYMVQTLIANDKFLFTKSECTFELQTLLMTWIGVLPEAKDLFFQIKTRLAMEEDSDKDGQQNDDNKDLEVERRPHTKSNSELNVKLLNLFPSNPAGNNDNSAISTLRSFITDYPFDTQITPPGRKVVFYDGKILPLSKADKPIPLHEYITLAEIDVGESE; this comes from the coding sequence ATGAAAGTGATgaccaaaaagaaaattgccACCAATGATGTTGAAAGGCAGCTTCTACTCGGTGACAACTCGTCGAATGATGCGCTTCGCTATGAACAATTTGTTCCACTGCAAGTATTGCtaaaagacaaaaattatgTTCCATCgttggaaaatttggagaAATTACTATATAATGAGAGCATATTGgatgatcaaaaaataagacTTTCTATATTGTTTGAGGCTCTCTCAATTATTCTATTTACGACGAAATCAGGAAAGTCGATTTTACAAGCAGTGCAAGCTTCCACgttgaaggagaaaaaacTCTGGGCGCAGTCCTTGAGAGATGACGATTCCAATTATGCTTCCGTAGTGCAAGGCTGGAAAGATAATGATGTgctatttttgaaattcttgagGTTTTTACTGGCAAATAAAACGACTTCTTTGcaaattgataaatacAACCTTCCGGAATATAAGCTCCCGCTAAGCTTTTTAATTGTTTCAAAGATTAATTTTCCCTCCATAATATTGAATGAAGGGCATAACATGTTGAAGGATTACCTGTATTCGATGAGCGGACGTATAGATTGTTTGATAAGGGGAAATTCCATTACTAGTCGATCCGCGCTTGTCGtcaagaagattttgaaggatTATGATAGAATCGTAGAATTTCAtaatctttatttttggtattcctttaatgtggaaaatgATGTGAATTTCGAATTTAGTGATAATTTTGATCTGTTAATGAACAGCCCTGAAGACCATGCTGACGGCGGTGTTATCGATGACCGTTGTAAAAGCGATAATCCTCAGAAACATGCGAAGAACACAATAATTAAACGAACAATAAATGATCAAGAGCAAATATATTCATTTGAACTGGACCAAGACGGAACACTTCAAATACCAAACATTATGGAACATTCCTTGATGAGGCATGAgcttcttttcaaaatcttgaatCTTCCCTCAGTATTGACTCCGCTGTTGGAGCTACAATTCTGTAATCTGTGTGGTTTAGTGGATCCGTTAATGCAGCCAAGCCCTAATGACGAACAAGTTATATCGATAGACTTCCTTTTTCAGCTTTTTCTGGGATTAATGTACCCATCAATCAAAAGCTCTCAAGAGCACAACGACCATTATGATTGGAAATTTTATACGTGCTTTAATATGCAAAAAATTATAGATGCTACAATGCTGAGATTAAATTGCTCTGATTTCGAAAGATTAAACTCGGTAAACAACACAGACAGTGTGATTCATTGGAGGACGCAACTTCATAAATGGCTACCGCATGGTTTGAACACTCAAGATTTAGAATTACTTTACATGATTGATATATTGGCAATATATACCATCTACAAGTTATATGAAAAGATACCCATACAACTAAATCCATTCCTATTTTCGTTACTATCCTTatggaaaaatttatcCTGTGTTATCCTTTTGGCTTTAGAAATTGATAGAATCGAAGAGGAAAACGGTACCTACGAAACTCCGCTTATGGTTCGTGCCACAATACGTGGAGCGGCTGCATTGAGATCTGTGATAGCTTCTGTTCTCAACGGATTAGTGAAAAGCAATGATCATGATTTCAAGCACGAATCATTGAATACATTCATGTCACCTTATGGAAGGAAATTATGTCACGGAGCTTTATACGCCGATTTGAGATCGCATACTGCGTCTTTGCTTGCCCTTGGAGCAAGCATCGAGGATGTTACTGATTTGTTTGCTGATTTACAATCAGGAGATAGATTCGACGAGGATATTAGATACATGTTCGATTATGAATGTGAAGATTATAATGAACCCTTCTCCGAAAGTGACGACGAACAGTTGAATGAAGATGCTAACTcaagaggaaaaataaagtctAGTAGTAGTAATGGTTTCTATCAAAGAAGGTGCAATTGCATCTTCAACGATGACAAGTTGGTAGCAGAAGATGGAACGAACGAAGCCTTTGAAATATCGGGTAATAGCAACATGGAAAACGAGATGCCAAATAATGTGAATGTAATACCGAGTACAGCAACCACAAATTCTAATCGCTTCGCTTCATCAATTAATCCATTATCTGTTAGATCGAGAAGCACTTTCGAATTTGACTACAGTGGAGAGGATTGGAGAGACGTCCCCAAAGATTTTAATATGTATTATTCACCATCTTATTCATTCATACAGGAGCCTAAGTTGGATGTCATATTCAATTTGACTTTACGTGGTGCAACTGAAAAGTTGAATAGAGATGATTCTATAGTGTTAGTGTGTTCAGTTGCATCGTGCGTGAAAAACGAACAGGATCAAATGATTTTGTCGGATTTGGGATCTAATTTCGCAGAAATAGATGAAAATCCTGAAGCTAAGAGTAGTAACAATATTACCAAGACAAACAATGAAGAACTCAGAAGAACAACGCCCGATGATATTTATGAAATATGGTCCGAAGAATCTGCATTTGAAAGGATGCTAAACGTGAATCATGACGTTGCTTGGCGATTAATGGACGAAATGTTAATGTGCACCGGTTATAGGAGAATATTGATATGGTTCCTTACCCATTTAGAGCTTAAACACTCATTGATATATTACGTCTTCGAATTAGTGATGGGGTTACGTGGTAAACCATTTTCTGGGGAGGCCAGTGATCAAGACAGAAAGGATGATATGATTTAtgaaatcttgaagaaaaagcgGAAGAACGAAGATGTTTCAGGTCTTCCATTTTCAAGACAAGGGCCCATTGTATTATCGGATATCGAGACCAAAATGCTATTGCAAGAGTTCTTCATGAACGCGGCCATTTTTCTGTCATCAAAGAATGACGAAGAGGAGAATGAGGACGGTGAAAAAATCTCCTTGTACTCTCTCGGTTTAGTAAAGTTAATCTGTTACATGGTGCAGACACTCATCGCGAACGACAAGTTCCTATTCACCAAATCAGAATGTACTTTTGAGCTTCAAACTCTACTGATGACGTGGATTGGCGTTCTTCCAGAGGCCAAAGAtttgttctttcaaatcaaaacaagACTGGCAATGGAAGAAGACAGTGATAAAGATGGTCAACAGAACGACGACAACAAGGACCTCGAAGTAGAAAGGAGGCCACACACAAAGTCAAATTCTGAACTGAATGTGAAACTGTTGAATCTGTTTCCTTCAAATCCTGCTGGCAATAATGACAACTCTGCTATTAGTACGCTGCGTAGTTTCATCACTGATTATCCCTTTGACACGCAGATCACTCCTCCTGGAAGGAAAGTAGTGTTCTATGATGGCAAAATTTTGCCATTGTCAAAAGCTGACAAGCCGATACCACTTCATGAATATATTACACTCGCTGAAATCGACGTCGGGGAGAGTGAGTGA
- the PRE9 gene encoding proteasome core particle subunit alpha 3 (similar to Saccharomyces cerevisiae PRE9 (YGR135W); ancestral locus Anc_3.499): MGSRRYDSRTTIFSPEGRLYQVEYALESISHAGTAIGIMASDGIVLAAERKVTSTLLEQDTSTEKLYKLNDKIAVAVAGLTADAEILINTARVHAQNYLKTYNEDIPVEILVRRLSDIKQGYTQHGGLRPFGVSFIYAGHDDRYGYQLYTSNPSGNYTGWKAISVGANTSAAQTLLQMDYKEDMKVDGAIDLALKTLSKTTDSSALTYDRLEFATIRKGPNDGEVYQKIFKPQEIKDLLVKTGISKKDEDDEADQEMK; this comes from the coding sequence ATGGGTTCCAGAAGATACGATTCCAGGACAACAATCTTTTCCCCTGAGGGACGTCTTTACCAAGTTGAATATGCACTAGAGTCCATTTCACATGCCGGTACTGCAATTGGTATTATGGCATCTGACGGAATTGTTCTTGCTGCAGAACGTAAAGTAACAAGTACTTTGCTAGAGCAAGACACCTCCACagaaaaattatataagttgaatgataaaattgctgttgctgttgcagGGCTAACTGCAGATGCTGAAATTCTGATAAATACAGCCAGGGTTCACGCCCAAAATTACCTAAAAACATACAATGAGGACATACCTGTCGAAATCTTAGTGAGAAGGTTAAGTGATATAAAACAGGGTTACACGCAACATGGCGGTTTAAGACCTTTTGGTGTATCGTTCATCTACGCTGGCCATGATGATAGATACGGCTACCAACTGTATACTTCTAACCCATCGGGCAATTACACCGGTTGGAAAGCTATTAGTGTTGGTGCTAACACTTCAGCAGCACAGACACTGCTTCAAATGGATTATAAGGAGGATATGAAAGTTGATGGTGCCATTGACCTGGCTTTGAAAACCTTATCCAAGACTACCGACAGTAGCGCATTGACTTACGACAGGCTGGAGTTTGCCACTATTAGAAAGGGCCCCAATGATGGAGAAGTGTATCAGAAGATTTTCAAGCCTCAAGAAATAAAGGATTTATTGGTGAAAACTGGCATCTCCAAGAAGGACGAGGATGATGAAGCAGATcaagaaatgaaataa
- the FHN1 gene encoding Fhn1p (similar to Saccharomyces cerevisiae FHN1 (YGR131W) and NCE102 (YPR149W); ancestral locus Anc_3.493) yields MLSAADNLIRIVSAVFLIISIGLIGGLMGTQTNGSSRVNFCMFAAAYGLITDSFYGFLANFWSSLTYPAILLVLDFLNFLFTFAAATALAVGIRCHSCKNKTYLEQNNITQGSSSRCHQSQAAVAFFYFSCFLFLIKVTVSVAGMMQNGGFGFNTGYGRRRARRQMGVPTISQV; encoded by the coding sequence ATGTTATCTGCTGCAGACAACCTAATACGCATTGTGAGCGCTGTTTTCCTCATCATATCGATAGGCCTAATCGGCGGCTTGATGGGCACACAAACAAACGGTAGTTCCCGAGTGAACTTTTGTATGTTTGCCGCGGCTTACGGTCTAATCACTGATTCATTTTACGGGTTTTTGGCCAATTTTTGGTCATCGTTAACATATCCGGCAATTTTGCTTGTTCTGGATTTTCTAAATTTTCTATTTACGTTTGCAGCAGCTACTGCTTTAGCCGTCGGTATAAGATGCCATTCGtgcaaaaacaaaacttACCTGGAGCAGAATAACATCACTCAAGGTTCAAGTTCCAGATGTCATCAATCACAAGCTGCTGTAGCatttttctacttttccTGTTTCCTGTTTCTGATTAAAGTGACGGTTTCGGTAGCTGGTATGATGCAAAATGGCGGATTTGGCTTTAATACCGGTTACGGTAGAAGAAGGGCAAGAAGACAGATGGGAGTGCCCACCATTTCTCAAGTTTAG
- the TPO2 gene encoding spermine transporter (similar to Saccharomyces cerevisiae TPO2 (YGR138C) and TPO3 (YPR156C); ancestral locus Anc_3.503), with product MSDQESVASFNSQNTSMVDAEGQQPQQYVPTKSISRTNQLNLTKTETVKSLQDLGVTSAAPVPDINAPKTAKNNIFPEEYTMETPSGLVPVATLQSMGRTASALSRTRTKQLNRSATNSSSTGKEEMEEEETENKSGENELDPEIEFVTFVTDDPENPHNWPAWIRWSYTVLLSILVICVAYGSACISGGLGTVQKKYHVGMEAAILSCSLMVLGFSLGPLIWSPVSDLYGRRVAYFVSMGLYVIFNIPCALAPNLGCLLVCRFLCGVWSSSGLCLVGGSIADMFPSETRGKAIAFFAFAPYVGPVVGPLVNGFISVSTGRMDLIFWVNMAFAGVMWIIASAIPETYAPVILKRKAARLRKETGNPKIMTEQEAQGISMGEMMKACLLRPLYFAVTEPVLVATCFYVCLIYSLLYAFFFAFPVIFGELYGYKDNLVGLMFIPIVIGALWALATTFYCENKYLAIVKQRKPTPEDRLLGAKIGAPFAAIALWILGATAYKHIIWVGPASAGLAFGFGMVLIYYSLNNYIIDCYVQYASSALATKVFLRSAGGAAFPLFTIQMYHKLNLHWGSWLLAFISTAMIALPFAFSYWGKGLRHKLSKKDYSIDSVEM from the coding sequence ATGAGTGATCAAGAATCTGTCGCTTCATTCAACTCCCAAAACACTTCCATGGTGGATGCCGAAGGTCAGCAACCCCAGCAATATGTCCCCACGAAAAGTATCTCTCGTACAAACCAATTGAACCTAACCAAAACTGAAACGGTGAAATCGCTACAGGACTTGGGTGTCACTTCGGCTGCCCCAGTGCCCGACATCAATGCTCCAAAAACCGCTAAGAATAACATCTTCCCCGAAGAATATACTATGGAAACTCCATCTGGGCTGGTTCCAGTGGCCACTCTACAATCCATGGGTAGAACCGCTTCCGCCTTATCCCGTACTAGGACAAAGCAATTGAACCGTAGTGCTACTAACTCTTCATCCACAGGTAAAGAAGAgatggaagaagaagaaactgaaaacaagAGTGGTGAGAACGAATTAGATCCCGAAATCGAGTTCGTCACTTTTGTCACCGACGATCCAGAAAACCCTCACAATTGGCCCGCATGGATCCGTTGGTCTTACACCGTCCTGTTGTCCATCCTAGTTATTTGCGTCGCCTACGGGTCCGCTTGTATCAGTGGTGGGCTGGGAACCGTCCAGAAGAAATATCATGTCGGCATGGAAGCCGCCATTTTATCGTGTTCTTTGATGGTTCTTGGGTTCTCCTTGGGTCCCTTGATTTGGTCTCCGGTTAGTGACTTATACGGTAGAAGAGTTGCTTACTTTGTCTCCATGGGTCTTTAtgtcattttcaacattccTTGTGCGTTGGCCCCCAATCTAGGTTGTCTCCTAGTCTGTAGGTTTTTATGCGGTGTTTGGTCGTCTTCAGGTCTATGTCTAGTTGGTGGGTCCATTGCCGATATGTTCCCAAGTGAAACGAGAGGTAAGGCCATTGCTTTCTTCGCCTTCGCTCCTTACGTTGGTCCCGTCGTGGGTCCATTGGTTAATGGTTTCATTTCTGTTTCTACCGGTCGTATGGACCTGATCTTTTGGGTCAACATGGCCTTCGCAGGTGTTATGTGGATCATCGCCTCTGCTATTCCAGAAACTTATGCCCCagttattttgaaaagaaaggctGCCAGATTAAGAAAGGAGACTGGTAACCCTAAGATTATGACTGAACAAGAGGCCCAAGGTATCAGTATGGGTGAAATGATGAAGGCTTGTTTGTTGAGACCATTATACTTCGCTGTCACGGAACCCGTTCTGGTCGCCACTTGTTTCTACGTGTGTTTGATTTACTCTCTATTATATGCGTTCTTCTTTGCCTTCCCTGTCATTTTTGGTGAACTGTACGGCTACAAGGATAACCTTGTCGGTTTAATGTTTATCCCAATTGTTATCGGCGCCCTTTGGGCCCTAGCCACCACTTTCTATTGtgaaaacaaatatttAGCGATCGTCAAACAACGTAAGCCCACTCCTGAAGATCGTTTGTTGGGCGCCAAGATCGGTGCTCCATTCGCTGCTATCGCTCTTTGGATTTTGGGTGCTACCGCTTATAAGCATATTATCTGGGTTGGCCCAGCTTCGGCCGGTTTAGCCTTTGGCTTTGGTATGGTGTTAATCTATTACTCATTGAATAACTACATTATCGACTGCTACGTCCAATATGCATCCAGTGCCTTGGCCACAAAGGTTTTCTTAAGATCTGCAGGCGGTGCCGCTTTCCCATTGTTTACCATTCAAATGTACCACAAACTGAACTTACATTGGGGTTCTTGGTTGTTGGCTTTCATATCTACTGCAATGATTGCTTTACcttttgcattttcatATTGGGGTAAGGGTTTGAGACATAAATTGTCCAAGAAAGATTACTCCATTGATAGTGTTGAGATGTGA
- the PHB1 gene encoding prohibitin subunit PHB1 (similar to Saccharomyces cerevisiae PHB1 (YGR132C); ancestral locus Anc_3.494): MSNASRLIDVITKVALPIGIIATGIQYTMYDVKGGSRGVIFDRINGVKQQVVGEGTHFLVPWLQKAIIYDVRTKPKSIATNTGTRDLQMVSLTLRVLHRPEVLQLPSIYQNLGLDYDERVLPSIGNEVLKSIVAQFDAAELITQREIISQKIRKELSTRANEFGIKLEDVSITHMTFGPEFTKAVEQKQIAQQDAERAKFLVEKAEQERQASVIRAEGEAESAEFISKALAKVGDGLLLIRRLEASKDIAQTLANSSNVVYLPSQHSGNGSGDSSGSPNSLLLNIGR; this comes from the coding sequence ATGTCTAATGCAAGCAGACTCATTGATGTTATCACCAAGGTGGCGTTACCCATTGGTATAATTGCTACCGGAATCCAATACACCATGTATGATGTGAAAGGTGGTTCTCGTGGTGTTATCTTTGACAGAATTAACGGTGTGAAGCAACAGGTTGTGGGCGAAGGCACCCATTTCTTAGTACCTTGGCTACAGAAGGCGATCATATACGATGTGAGAACAAAACCAAAGAGTATTGCCACCAACACTGGTACCAGAGATTTGCAAATGGTTTCATTAACTTTAAGAGTCCTGCATAGACCGGAGGTCTTGCAGTTGCCTTCCatatatcaaaatttggGTCTTGATTATGATGAAAGAGTGTTGCCATCTATCGGTAATGAAGTCTTGAAGTCCATCGTGGCACAATTTGATGCAGCCGAGTTAATCACCCAGAGAGAGATTATTTCtcaaaaaatcagaaaGGAGCTTTCCACAAGAGCCAATGAATTCGGTATCAAGTTGGAAGATGTCTCCATCACTCATATGACGTTTGGTCCTGAATTTACCAAAGCTGTTGAACAGAAACAAATTGCGCAGCAGGATGCCGAAAGAGCTAAGTTTCTCGTTGAAAAGGCAGAGCAAGAAAGGCAAGCTTCAGTTATCAGAGCCGAAGGTGAAGCAGAAAGTGCCGAGttcatttcaaaagctCTAGCCAAAGTAGGTGATGGTCTCTTATTAATCAGAAGATTAGAAGCTTCCAAGGATATTGCTCAAACATTGGCAAACTCATCTAATGTTGTCTATTTACCAAGCCAACACTCCGGTAACGGCAGCGGGGATTCTTCAGGGTCGCCAAATTCCTTACTACTAAACATTGGACGTTAA
- the LSB1 gene encoding Lsb1p (similar to Saccharomyces cerevisiae LSB1 (YGR136W) and PIN3 (YPR154W); ancestral locus Anc_3.501), which yields MSASLINRSLNNIRNELEFLKESNVISGELFHFIDSNLPGKWDENSKSANNASTEEYVEALYDFEAQQDGDLSLKTGDKIQILEKISLDWYKGKANDMIGIFPANYVKPAFTRSTSPDFEKTPLSSRVSRPSVPPPSYEPAVPEYSSQQVSAPNVPPLGYVQAPPLQQNQAPLPYPPSFTNYYQQPQQQYAPAPQQAQPQQQSSSASSAFKSFGSKLGDAAIFGAGSTIGSDIINSIF from the coding sequence ATGTCAGCGTCGCTAATAAATCGTTCGCTGAACAATATAAGAAATGAGttagaatttttgaaggaatcAAACGTCATATCAGGCGAGCTCTTCCATTTCATTGACAGCAATTTGCCTGGAAAATGGGATGAAAACTCAAAATCAGCCAACAATGCGAGCACAGAGGAGTATGTGGAGGCTTTGTACGATTTTGAAGCTCAACAGGATGGAGACTTGTCCTTGAAAACGGGTGATAAAATACAAATTTTAGAGAAAATCTCTCTGGATTGGTATAAAGGCAAAGCAAACGATATGATCGGCATATTTCCCGCGAACTACGTAAAACCTGCTTTTACAAGATCAACTTCACccgattttgaaaaaaccCCTTTGAGCTCTAGAGTTTCTCGTCCTAGCGTTCCTCCCCCATCATATGAACCCGCCGTTCCAGAGTACTCTTCACAACAAGTCTCAGCACCTAATGTCCCTCCGCTGGGTTATGTGCAAGCACCACCTCTACAACAAAATCAAGCTCCTTTACCTTATCCTCCTTCATTCACTAATTACTATCAACAACCACAACAGCAATATGCTCCAGCCCCACAACAAGCACAACCACAACAACAAAGTAGCTCAGCTAGTAGTGCATTCAAAAGTTTCGGTAGCAAATTGGGAGATGCCGCTATATTCGGTGCTGGTTCCACCATTGGTAGTGATATTATCAATAGCATTTTTTAG